The DNA region GGCTGCCGGGTGTCGGAGGTCGGGTGAGATCCGGGTCAGCCAGGCGGTCACGTTCGGACTCCCTGTAGGTGCTCGTCGAGGGCGGTCAGGTAGCCGACTCCGATGCCCGCACACAGGTCGGCCGGGAGGGTACGGGTGGTGATGTGCACCTGCCGGGTGCGGTAACGCCGCCGGTGCGGGTGCAGGTCCACGGGTACGTCGTTGAGGGTCAGTCTGCTCGCGGCGCCGTCGTCGCTGGGCTCCTCGGTCACGAAGTCGACCGTGACGGTGTCCTCGTTGCTGACAGGGCGGCGCCGATTGAGCGGCAGGTGATCAAGGTGATGGGCCGCGTCGCTGATCGGCCCGCAGAGCAGGAACGGATGCTCCACCGGGCAGGACCGGCGGCCGAGGTATGGCGCCCACACGGGTCTGCTCAATCCCGCGTGCACTTCATCAATAAGAGCCTCCGGCCCGGTGACCGCGACGACGAACACCGCATCTGCCAGGTAGAACCGGCGCGAGACGATCGTGCCGGCACCGGCCTGCCTGCGTTTGCCCTCCGCGGTCGGCACCGTCCGATCGGTGGGCAGACCGCCACCGACGGTGTGGAAGTCGTACATGATCGTGCCGGGCCGGTCGACACGGACGGTGAAGCGCAGCGCGGCGAAGTCGTCCAGCGACTTGCCGCGGGGAAAGCCTTGCGCGGCGGCGATGATGCCGATCATCGCCGACCGGGTGGGGACCTTGGCGGTGTCCCGGACGCTGAAGGTGCTGTGGTCTCCCCACGACTGCATCGGCCCGGCCAGCCGCAGCAGCAGACCGGTCACTGCGTCCTCACGTGGTCGACGGCGGCGGCGACGAGGCTGTCGAAGCTCTGGCAGGCGTCGCCGAGGTGCTCCAGGGCCTTGTCGTCGATGCTGGCGTGCCCGTGATAGAGCAGGCCCCGGTCACCGAGGAGCCGGTAGATGCGGCTCGCATACTCGGCGAGTTGCCGGCGCGACGGCTCGGCGTAGCCGCTGTCCAGCGGCGCGCGTACCGGAGCTTCGAAGGCGCTGGCCAGCGAGACTGGCCGGTTGGCCCGGACCGCGACGTAGGCCAGGTCGGGGACCGT from Micromonospora sp. NBC_01739 includes:
- the cas5e gene encoding type I-E CRISPR-associated protein Cas5/CasD; its protein translation is MTGLLLRLAGPMQSWGDHSTFSVRDTAKVPTRSAMIGIIAAAQGFPRGKSLDDFAALRFTVRVDRPGTIMYDFHTVGGGLPTDRTVPTAEGKRRQAGAGTIVSRRFYLADAVFVVAVTGPEALIDEVHAGLSRPVWAPYLGRRSCPVEHPFLLCGPISDAAHHLDHLPLNRRRPVSNEDTVTVDFVTEEPSDDGAASRLTLNDVPVDLHPHRRRYRTRQVHITTRTLPADLCAGIGVGYLTALDEHLQGVRT